A stretch of DNA from Acropora palmata chromosome 12, jaAcrPala1.3, whole genome shotgun sequence:
ttttaaaatttatccttATGAAAGAGTAACAAACCAAGCGTACAGAATTATGTGGTATTTAAGTGGTTTTTGCTGCCACCGAAGCCAATTCCTTTTGATCTATATAGAAaggaaatattatttaaaaaactaTGAATGTCATCTTCTATTTTCAGTGAGTCTCTCCAGTGACGATTTCGCGGAATCCAGGGAGTCAAGCACGGTGTTGTCATTTATTCATCTTCATTTTGTGCttcattatttaatatttattatagGAGCGCACTGAGCAGTGCCAGTCCATAGTCTACAGTTTTTGTCCACAATCCGTGTTTTATAATTGTTGGTTACgaaagggaaatttcccgAATGACCTTTCGTTTTCCTTATGCAAATCAGTTCGTGGAAAGATACGAGAAATGTGCCACATTAGCTGCAAATAAAACCAAGCCatcgtccatttgtttttgctgagAATCTTTCAATAACAGGTGAGTCCTAAATACTTCTCCGATGAATATCAATTCAGCTTGCAGTGCTTTGCAAAAGGACTAAATCATTTCTGTTTTCTGACTATTGTGTAACTTTCTGTGATCATCACAATAATTTGCCAACCATGTTGCCATCAACATTTTGCGACGCTGGGACAAAAGCCCGAAGGTACATTTGTAACTTAGAATAACATGCAcaggagaaacaaaatgattcGAAACAATCTAACTGGTTTGATGATTACAAGACAACACACTTTTAAAAATCATGAATCATTGAGAGCGCGATGTATTAAATTGCGTCCGTCAATATTTtccgtagttactaaaacacggaaccacccaaaaccacccaaaaccaccaacaaaaccagccaaaaccaccctaaaccacctacaaaatcaacaaaaccaaccaaaacgacccaaaaccagcTACAATATACCCTAATACGACCGGCTTGCGTGATATTTGCATAGATGGCCGTCTGTGATGTTGCGTGACTATCACGTTGACAATCAAGAAGTGGATTTTCTCGGCCTTCACGAAAAGTCAAAGCGTGCTCTCTCGCTGAAAACAGGCCAGCAGCTATATTTTTGCAACTCGAACTGATGTCAAAtcaaaactaacaataaattttcgaGTAGCGATTCTGACATACAACCTGAAAGTTTTAGTTTCCGGTCCGCTGCTGAATACTTGAACttctattttcaacattttctgtcTACTTACTAGCTTATTTCGCACTCGAAATGGTCTCGATTGCATTTAGAGTAATAGAACCAAAAAAAACGTAaggaaaaagtgttttgatgAGATTCATTCTACCAAGTCTtatcgaaaaaaacaaacaagtgccttatcgaaaaagaaaaaagccgaaagaaatgtttgtgcaATTCCGATAAtgcttgatatatttttgcaactcaTACTGATATCAACTCAAAACTAAGAAGAAATTTCGTGAGAGTTTTAACGCCAAGAACACGATAAGGTCGAGAAAATTCCATGCATGATTGTCAACGTGATAGTCACGCAACATCACCGACGGCCATCTACGCAAATATCACGCAAACCGGTCGTATTAGGGTATATTGTAgctggttttgggtggttttggctggttttggctggttccgTGTTTTGGTAACTACGCAATATTTTCAAAGCGTGACCACACGTGCAAACGTTTCATCAGAgaggatttctagtttctctAGAAACCGTGCTACTACGTCGGTGGAAgagtgaaaggaaaatttggttttatgaaacgagttgataaatgttgaattaccacggtgaaagatttggaaagttgacgtttcgagcgttagccttttGTCAGCAGAGCGCacccttatcaactcattttgtttcatcaagTGATCTCTGCTAATCATTTTTGAACATCTGACTTGACAATTTTGTAATTCTTCACATGACAATGTCTGAACGTTGCGTTGTCAACCTCATTGGTTTGCTTTTCAGTTGCGAAAACGTAGTTGTAACCttgagcgttttttttttctttatctacGACATTAGACGGGTCTAAATCAGCAATTCTCTCAAAGTCTACATAGGTTTGCTTTACTCAGTGTTTGTCACGAACGATGTTGCATGACATGAAGGCCATAACTACGTGTCACAAAAAAGCTCTCAAAATATTATGAGTCCTCAGTCATTAACGAAATTTATTCAATAGCGATCATTTCGAGAATTTAGACCTGAAACgagagcaaatgaaaaaagttaaacaaacgaacaaacattgtgtttaataaataaaaaaagcactTAAAGGTTATAAGAAGGAAGCAATGCACCATATACCATGGTGCTACAACAAAGCAGTTTTCGtctgttattattgttattttaattttttttttattgcaaggtCACTTTAAGCCCTGTCCATGAGGTTGGGCTTTTTCTGGCAAACGtttaaattaactttttcGTTATTCAAATCAATTCTTCGAAAGACATGAGAAGGCAACTACAGCTGAGTTCACTTGGATTTCTTTCAGCAGCGGTTACGTAGTTGCAACACAAACCAATCGATCGCCCATTTgtttgctgctttttttttagctttttgaGAAGCTCTGAGTGCGAAGAAATGCACTCCGATGAACACCGTGTACTAGCAGGGCTTTGGAAATCATCGACTGAAACATTTGTCGTGTAACCTTGTTTTGTTAAGAAATATATAATCTGATCCTGTTAATTGATTCTTTGATTGGCATTTGATTACCTTCATACCTTAGAGATTAGTAACATTATTAAGATCGGGCAGTACGTGTAAAGTTCACATTTTCTGGGACATTTTGCTAACGGATCTATGCATatgctaacctgtttgttcacTGGCCTGTTTTTATACATCTGCTAACCTGTTTGAGGACTGTTTCATCTACTGGATTCCGTCACAGAAGTAAGTGATCAATAATGTGAGATCTGTTTAAATTAAGCACTGTAGTTTGGGTTCTATTGATTGTAGTTCAAATAAGCtgaaattatgtaatattttcctttgtagatcgaataaagacaaaaattgagaCAATTATACGATTTGCGTATTCCAGTAgatttttaaccatttttccCCGGATCAACCTACCGTTGTGATCACAGTTAGTGACAATGTTGTGTGCACCTTTTCCCCGGAAGCAAACCTGAGGTTGTCAATATATAAcacaatttcatttaaaagtgAAAAGCAGTTCTCTTAAAATCTATTCAGTTCTCTCAAAATCTATATAGGCTTGCTGTAATCTCGTTTTGAAGCAAAGTCGTCCTACTCTGAAAATCTTATGATGATTCAATGAAGTTTAATTCGGCATCAGTGTTTCTCTCGAGCGATGTTGCATGACACGAAAGCCATAACTACGTCACAAAAAAACTCTCACaataaagtaaacaaacacaagTAGATGACTTCCGCCTCAAACGTTTCAACACAAGACGCCATAGTAGAAAGAAGCAACAACAGAGAGGaagagaaagttaaaaagttaGTATCGACATGTATTGTGTgatttaaaagtaatggtacAATCAGTTCAGTCAACAACTCCTCCTGCAAATACCCTTCACGTGTAACaaatgcatttctttgttCGACAGTTAGTAATCCCTAATTTCGACGACAGAAAAACGAGCGGGCGAAATACAAGAGCACGCGAAATACACGAGCACGCGCGAATCGAAGGACACGCGACGATACGACAAAGAacatttcgatttttttttcacgctcCTGTCGCGTCTGTGTCTTTGCCTGTTTAATAATGCATTCATTtacttatcaattttttttaacagccTTCTAAAGAAGAATGGATGACAagacaggaaaagaaaaagcctctAACAATCGCGGTACAGATTTCCACTCACGGGGTGAATCggaaaaagccatcgagtgtcatgaaaaagatttggaaattgcaatagaaatcggcgatcgggccggagaaggaaacgcttatggaaatctcggtgaCGCTTACCGCTTACTGGGTGACTTACGAAgagccattgaatatcatgaaaagaATTCGAGACTTGCAATAGAAATAGGTGATCGGGCCAGAGAAGGagaagcctatggaaatctcggttgcGCTTACGACTCAATGGGTGACTTCCccaaagccattgagtatcacgAAAAATATCTTAaacttgcaatagaaatcggtgaccTAGACGGAAAAGGAAGGGCCATTGGAGGCCTCGGTAATGCCTACGACTCACTAGGTGatttccgaaaagccattgagtatcatgaaaatgctttaaaaattgcacaagaaatcgatGATCAAGAAGGCGAAGGAgtagcctatggaaatctcggtaatgctttcttttcattgggtgacttccgaaaagccattgagtgtcatgaaaaacatttgaaaattgcaatggaaatCGGTCTTCTAggcggagaaggaacagcctatggaaatatcGGTAATGCCTACCACGCACTGGCAGACTTTCagaaagccattgagtatcaccAAAGAGCccttcaaattgcaacagaTATCGCTGATCGAGAAGGAGAAGGATcggcctatggaaatctcggcaaTGCTTGCAActcattgggtgacttcctAAAAGCTCTTGAttaccatgaaaaacatttgcaaattgCAAGAGACATCGGTCATCGAGCCGGggaaggaacagcctatggaaatctcggttatACGTACCGTTCACTAGGCAACTTCCGAAgagccattgaatatcatgaaaaagatttaaaaattgcaaaagaaatcggtgatcgggccggaaaaggaaaagcctatggaaacctcggtaatgcttaccagtcgctgggtgactatccaaaagccattgactatcatgaaaaatatttgaaaattacaaaagaaatcggtgatcgggccggagaaggagaagcctatggaaatctcggtaatgcttaccagtcactaggtgactttcaaaaagccattgaatatcatgaaaaacatttgaaaattgcaaaagaaatcggtgatcgggctggagaaggaggagcctatggaaatctcggtattgcttacgagtcactgggtgactatcgaaaagccattgagtatcatgaaaaacatttgaaaattgcaaaagaaatcggtgatcgtgccggagaaggaggcgcctatggaaatctcggtaatgcttaccagtcactaggtgactatcgaaaagccattgactatcatgaaaaacgtttgaaaattgcaaaacaaatcggtgatcgggctggagaaggaagagcctgtggaaatctcggtattgcttacaagtcactgggtgactatcgaaaagccattgagtatcatgaaaaaggtttgaaaattggaatagaaatcggtgatcgtgccggagaaggaaggacctatggaaatctcggtattgcttacgattcactgggtgactatcgaaaagccattgagtatcatgaaaaaaatttgaaaattgcaaaagaaatcggtgatcgggccggagaaggaggagcctatggaaatctcggtattgcttacgattcactgggtgactatcgaaaagccattgagtatcatgaaaaaggtttgaaaattggaatagaaatcggtgatcgggccggagaaggaggagcctatggaaatctcggtattgcttaccagtcactaggtgactttcaaaaagccattgaatatcatgaaaaacgtttgaaaattgcaaaagaaatcggtgatcgggctggagaaggaggagcctatggaaatctcggtattgcttacgagtcactgggtgactatcgaaaagccattgagtatcatgaaaaaggtttgaaaattggaatagaaatcggtgatcgtgccggagaaggaagagcctatggaaatctcggtgttgcttacaagtcactgggtgactatcgaaaagccattgagtatcatgaaaaacgtttgaaaattgcaaaagaaatcggtgatcgggccggagaaggaggagcctatggaaatctcggtattgcttaccagtcactaggtgactatcgaaaagccattgagtatcatgaaaaacgtttgaaaactgcaaaagaaatcggtgatcgggccggagaaggaggagcctatggaaatctcggtattgcttaccagtcactaggtgactttcaaaaagccattgaatatcatgaaaaacgtttgaaaattgcaaaagaaatcggtgatcgggctggagaaggaaaagcctatggaaatctcggtattgcttacaaaacactgggtgactatcgaaaagccattgagtatcatgaaaaacatttgaaaattgcaaaagaaatcggtgatcgtgccggagaaggaggagcctatggaaatctcggtattgcttaccagtcactaggtgactatcgaaaagccattgagtatcatgaaaaacgtttgaaaattgcaaaagaaatcggtgatcgggccggagaaggaggagcctatggaaatctcggtattagttaccagtcactaggtgactttcaaaaagccattgaatatcatgaaaaacgtttgaaaattgcaaaagaaatcggtgatcgggctggagaaggaggagcctatggaaatctcggtattgcttacgattcactgggtgactatcgaaaagccattgagtatcatgaaaaacatttgaaaattgcaaaagaaatcggtgatcgtgccggagaaggaggagcctttggaaatctcggtattgcttaccagtcactaggtgactatcgaaaagccattgagtatcatgaaaaacgtttgaaaattgcaaaacaaatcggtgatcgggctggagaaggaagagcctatggaaatctcggtgttgcttacaagtcactgggtgactatcgaaaagccattgagtatcatgaaaaagatttgaaaattgcaaaagaaatcggtgatcgggccggagaaggaggagcctatggaaatctcggtattgcttaccagtcactaggtgactttcaaaaagccattgaatatcatgaaaaacatttgaaaattgcaaaagaaatcggtgatcgggctggagaaggaagagcctatggaaatctcggtattgcttacgagtcactgggtgactatcgaaaagccattgagtatcatgagaaacatttgaaaactgcaaaagaaatcggtgatcgggtcggagaaggaagagcctttggaaatctcggtaatgcctGCGAtgcactgggtgactatcaaagagcctttgagtatcatgaaaaacatttaaaaattgcaaaacaaatcggCGACtgggctggagaaggaggagcctatggaaatctggGCACAGCTTAGCAGTCACTGGAAGACTATGTTAAAGCGGAGAAGCAAGATCTTATCACAACATTTGAAATGCATACTTTTCTACTGAACAATTCTATTACACggtgaataattttgtttcggGCGTGGGTGCCTTAGATGCGTGGCTTTGAGGTCTCTCTTGAAGTGTGAAGATCATTGGAAGATCAATTTTAGTCAGCAGCATGAGGAGACTTACACTGCCTTATGGAGGTCGTTGCTGATAATTGGAAAGATCGACGAGGCTTTGCTGTTTGCTGCTGAACAAGGACATGCGCAGACTCTGTCTGACAATTGGTTGATTCAATATGAACTCGCTCCGAGGCCCTCGTCAGGTGCTTAATTTGACTCCAAAAATACGATATCTTTTCTCTGAACAGATCTTTCTACACCTATTATTTTTCTAGCAATTGAAGGAATAACAATCAACATATGGCTTCTaaggaggaaaaagaaaattacatttcGAAGGGGAGGCTAGCTGGTGATATAACAGAAAAATATCCAATTTGCGTCTTACTAGTGACAGCCTTTAAAAGAATAGGAGGTGAAGTTTATGAATGACgtgaagattttgcatttAGGGTTGACAATCCTCTTAAGCCATTTTATGATCTACTTTTTGGACCCATTGTCGACTTTCTTGGACCTGAAGACGACGaattgtttattgtttctAATAGTGAGCTGTGCCTTACCCATGGGCCGCAGTTATTGAATGGATTAGGATTCGCATTGTTCCATCACTTACGAGTTATCAATTGATCCTAAGTGTACCTGAAAGCCGTCACAAGAAGACAGGGGCCcttttggtcggaaatccAAGCTTGGAAGAGTTGGAGGGATACCGGGGGGACTTGTCAGGTGCTCAAAAGGAAGTAGAATCTATTGCATTGATTGTCAACACGATACCTTTAATCGTGAGgcaggcaacaaaagctgaagtgatgagGCGGATGTCGTCAGTTGGCGTAATTCTATCGCTGCCCTCGCAGACAAGTACACTGTAGAAATTGCCCTGTCCCCAAACCCTGGATGGACTTCCAGGTTCCCTCTAAAAAAGGACTACATTTCGAAAAGGTCCGTCGAACAGGCGGCCAAtcttcgagctcgtcttgGGTCTTGAGTTGCagtcacagtggacgaggcagTATCTTGAAGGGTGAGGGTGTAATCGGTATTGCATGTGccttcttggcagctggtgctcgttctgtgttggtgaCCCTGTGGGAAAGAGATGACCAAGCTACCATgatgttcatgaaaagtttctaccaacGTCTGAAGGAAGGAAATACCGCTAATCGCCTGCTCTTCACCAATCGATGACATCCCTTCGTGAATCTGAGGAGTATTCTGAGATAAGATACTGGGCTCCTTTTCAACTTATCGGAGATAACATCAAGATTGAATTTGAGGTgtttgatgacgtcaaaaaatgatagtaataagaggtttttcttttcctttgtcaGAATAATAACCAGCGGAATTCTCGGACTGTGTTACTTATCGGTAACGGAACAATTACGGTAATGTGTAGTAGTTTCTCACACAAAGATAGACGTTTTCACTACAGGAAGGTAAATGTGTTTAACATAGTCTTAATCTGACTGAGTCGCGAGTGGTAATATTTTTCATAAGGATCAACTGCATGTTCAGAATTGAGGTACAGACActatttatgatttttttttctttttttttatgttaaccACTTACGCTTCTCTAGAGTGGATTAGCTAGTAACCAGTCATCCCTTACAAAGCAGTACTAGTGATGCTTGGTGACATAGTGTCTGCTTTGCGAAATATTATATTACATGGACTTCAAGTCATTCTGGATTACTGAATTCATTGGCAGATTTTAGTAGTTTCTCGCGACTTTGGAATAGGATTGAACAGGTAAAATTTGGTGTTTCCGACAATTGGCAGGCGTCAACGTCTCGTGAGGTTATTATAATTTCCTTACTTTTACtgagttttcttgtttcacaTGCTGCTGTTGTGCTGTAGCTATGGCAAAAAATATGAGTTAAACACCTATTAATCTCAGAGCTTCCTTCTAAAGTCCGACGTTTGCCGGCAAGGTGAGGCCTTACCTCTGTTATGTTGTATTCCTATTGTTTATCAAGTTACACTTACTGGATAAAATCGTTGACGGACTGTAGGGAAACGGTTTGCCGTTTATGCGAGGCCTGTGAATTGTATCTCATTAGAGTAAAGaacatagaacaactgtaatgtagttttagagtcgtttttggtaagatttttcagctttaaaatacagtcCCAAAACAAGCCACTTTTAACAATCTTGTCATTCTTcgaactctaatgtggttctGGAGTCTTTGCCCCCCCttttttttgaccatttttgaCCTTTTCCTCTAGTTATTGCGGCGTTTGCAATCTATAGTAAGGAaacaattttgccacttttcttGTAATTTGTCAGATATTAGGTTTTATTtgagtcgttttttttttaatagagcAACATAAATGTGGTTGTTACACTATGGTGGTCAAAATGACTTGGATAAGCGTTCTCAAGATTGGGCTCTGTGTTTGTGAAatgcacatgcgcaattgtcaaatatctATCGTCACATTTTCACGTATCACTCTGAAGAAATGACTGAAGCACTTGGAAACATGAATAGAAAAGGTTGGTAACACATATTGAACCGAATgcatgaaagggatctgtttTTGCACTCCTTTCAATTCGAGATTCCACCGTCCAGTGAATTTCTCCTAAAGGCGGACCGGCCTACTATGTCAAAATCTTGGGGGTGATTTGTTTGATGATTCTACCGATGTAGTTTCGCCAAGTGACGAGATGAAGaagtcaaatgaagatatgatcctcgcacttgctggacaatttaagcaattgtctcatgaacctgaaaaattcaggtgactcaacgggattcgatcccatgacctctgcgatgccggtgcagtgctctaaccaactgaactacgaagtcacacagttgagagcaggtcaatttgttgggctgatgttttcccgtgaaaggaatgtagtatgaaagaaatgtgttatatgaagtgcggtgtttgaaatcaaatgaagatatgatcctcgcacttgctggacaatttaagcaattgtctcatgaacctgaaaaatttaggTGACTTAACGGGATTCTTcatctgaatttttcaggttcatgagacaattgcttaaaatgtccagcaagtgcaaggatcatatcttcatttgatttcaaacaccgcacttcatataacacatttctttcatactacattcctttcacgggaaaacatgagcccaacaaattgacctgctctcaactgtgtggcTTCGTagttcagttggttagagcactgcaccggcatcgcagaggtcatgggttcgaatcccgttcagtcacctgaatttttcaggttcatgagaaaattgtccagcaagtgcgaggatcttatcttcatttgatttcaaacacgaGATGAAGAAGGTTATGTTGGATTTTTCACATGCTGATGATGTATCGAATGCTTGTGTATCTATAGCTGAAGCGTCTGTGTCTACTCCTGAAGATGTCTGTAATCGTATTAAGAAAAACCAGACTGGCTTCGAAAAGGACACTTTTCTCCCTCTTCACGTTGTAAGGCAGAGTACATTATCCGCGTATGCTGACGACACACAGATTTTTTTCGCTGACAGCACAGCGGAGAAAGTGGAAGAGGTAATAAATGCCGATCTCGCAAACGTCGACAAGTGGTATGAGCAAAACGGAATGAAGAGGAACGCCTCCAAATACCAAGCAATTGTAATGGGAAAGTCACAGGTAAAAACCACAATTTTACTGCGAAAACACTGCTTTTCCCATTACCGGAGAATTGGAAATGCTTGGTGTTGCTGTAGacgacaaaatgaaattcgagAGGCATATAGCAAATGTATGCAGAAAAGTCTCCCAGCAGATCGCTGTACTCAAGCGAATGAAAAAGATCCTTCCATTTGAAACAAGAAAGTGTCTATACCTTGGATTCATCATTTCTCATTTTAACTACTGTTCGGAGACTTGGCATTTCTGTAACAAAAACATCACTGCAAAACTAGAAAAAGTCAATGAGCGCGCTCtccgttttgtttttaacaaaaaaaaaatgtcgtaCTGTGAATTGCTTGATAAAATAGGCTTACCATCACTTGCGAATCAGCGACTCGCAAAAATAGTCTGCACGATTTTTAAAGCTATAAACAGTGATCACGTACCAAGAAGCATCAAAGAGCTATTCGGACAAAGAAACAGTCATTAATGACCTGAGAGGTAacgatattttaaagctgcCAAAGGCCAACACTACAACCTATGGTCTAAAATCGTGGAGGTTCATGGCACCAAAATTATGGAACTCAATACCTGGCTCTTTTAGAACTATTCGGTCTTTTAaggtttttaaaaacaaaattagaaaattagATTTGTCAGGTCTGATACAATCGTAGTcttagtttaattttatttcacataTAAGTCATATCTAGTCCTGTAAATAGATTTAATTTTAAcaccttattttattttttatttttctgtgttaTACTTGTAAACTAGCTGGTGAACTTTTTCACAAAAGCTAAGCGTATATCACAATAAACTtgacttgaacttgaacttgtaCTTGAGTTTCATGCCAGAGAGATAATGCTCCGCCTGTTTCCGTGTTACTGAAGATTTCAAGCGTTATAACTAACACTGGTGTTCCTTCTGAAGAAGTTTGCCACATTCAGTACAAAAAAAGTATCTCAGTTTGCGAAGGAAGTTCATGAGACCTTTTCTAAAACTAGTTTCTGCAATCTGTTTGTGAATTCTACGTCGCTGGAGATTAATGAAAaatcttttatattttatcaGCCCATCGCCTGGTTATTTTCGTTAGTGTTTATCATGCGCTTTTTGAACTTGCTGATGAGGCCATTGTTAAAAGCCTCGCTGACTGAGAAAGTTTGGCTAATTGATTTCCAAACACACCAAACACAAACACGTATGTTTGGATGTGTTCTTTACCTGAATATCAAGAACGGTATGTGACCTAAATACGAGCATGCGATTGGATTTACAGCTCATACATTATTGATGATTTGAGAACTACTGTTAACATAGTTGTGAAGTAAGTTGCAAGTGTTAATTCTGCTAAAGAAGTTGTCACGCAACGTCTGTCACAACATTATTGCCACATAATTTGCACGAAACATTGCTTTACGTGTGATCATGACACCTGCCAAAaacttcgttcccaggacTTCTCCTAGGCTTTTGGGCCGGGCAACTGGTAGCccagcctcgttcccagggcttttcccCGCCGAGGAAAAGGAGGGCCGGAAATGTGAATCTCTGTCCAAATGTTGCAAGacgaactaaaagaaaaattttgttcGATTGTGACAACCATTTAAAAATAGGCGCCGTTTAGGCGCATGTGACTACTGCTGAagaagaaaagcttttaaaagtaTAATTGTTGTAAATATGCTGTTATATAGATAGGAATGTATTTAGAACTTTAAAATAAGGCATTGTTAATTTGTTATGGGGCAGTTCTTGAGAGGAGTGACCTAGTGGTAATTTGTACGTATTTGTTACTTATGTCCCCCCTCTTCATTAGTCggaatttgttttattctctcATATATTCATTGTGCTTCCTCTTCGAGTTGTTCTCTTTTGATACAGTAGAGTTACTTTCAGACATCACCATGACTGTGTTAGTGACTATTGACATTGGTACAAAGTTGAATGGTACTGTTGAAACATAGTGTAGTTCATATGTGACCTACCGTATATGAA
This window harbors:
- the LOC141859714 gene encoding uncharacterized protein LOC141859714 isoform X1, producing the protein MDDKTGKEKASNNRGTDFHSRGESEKAIECHEKDLEIAIEIGDRAGEGNAYGNLGDAYRLLGDLRRAIEYHEKNSRLAIEIGDRAREGEAYGNLGCAYDSMGDFPKAIEYHEKYLKLAIEIGDLDGKGRAIGGLGNAYDSLGDFRKAIEYHENALKIAQEIDDQEGEGVAYGNLGNAFFSLGDFRKAIECHEKHLKIAMEIGLLGGEGTAYGNIGNAYHALADFQKAIEYHQRALQIATDIADREGEGSAYGNLGNACNSLGDFLKALDYHEKHLQIARDIGHRAGEGTAYGNLGYTYRSLGNFRRAIEYHEKDLKIAKEIGDRAGKGKAYGNLGNAYQSLGDYPKAIDYHEKYLKITKEIGDRAGEGEAYGNLGNAYQSLGDFQKAIEYHEKHLKIAKEIGDRAGEGGAYGNLGIAYESLGDYRKAIEYHEKHLKIAKEIGDRAGEGGAYGNLGNAYQSLGDYRKAIDYHEKRLKIAKQIGDRAGEGRACGNLGIAYKSLGDYRKAIEYHEKGLKIGIEIGDRAGEGRTYGNLGIAYDSLGDYRKAIEYHEKNLKIAKEIGDRAGEGGAYGNLGIAYDSLGDYRKAIEYHEKGLKIGIEIGDRAGEGGAYGNLGIAYQSLGDFQKAIEYHEKRLKIAKEIGDRAGEGGAYGNLGIAYESLGDYRKAIEYHEKGLKIGIEIGDRAGEGRAYGNLGVAYKSLGDYRKAIEYHEKRLKIAKEIGDRAGEGGAYGNLGIAYQSLGDYRKAIEYHEKRLKTAKEIGDRAGEGGAYGNLGIAYQSLGDFQKAIEYHEKRLKIAKEIGDRAGEGKAYGNLGIAYKTLGDYRKAIEYHEKHLKIAKEIGDRAGEGGAYGNLGIAYQSLGDYRKAIEYHEKRLKIAKEIGDRAGEGGAYGNLGISYQSLGDFQKAIEYHEKRLKIAKEIGDRAGEGGAYGNLGIAYDSLGDYRKAIEYHEKHLKIAKEIGDRAGEGGAFGNLGIAYQSLGDYRKAIEYHEKRLKIAKQIGDRAGEGRAYGNLGVAYKSLGDYRKAIEYHEKDLKIAKEIGDRAGEGGAYGNLGIAYQSLGDYRKAIDYHEKYFKIAKQIDDRAGEGRACGNLGIAYKSLGDYRKAIEYHEKDLKIGIKIGDRAGEGGAYGNLGNAYQSLGDFQKAIEYHEKRLKIAKEIGDRAGEGRAYGNLGIAYDSLGDYRKAIEYHEKHLKIGIEIGDRAGEGTAYGNLGIAYKSLGDDRKAIEYHEKHLKIAKEIGDRAGEGKAYGNLGIAYQSLGDFQKAIEYHEKRLKIAKEIGDRAAEGGAYGNLGIAYQSLGDYRKAIDYHEKHLKIAKEIGDRAGEGRAYGNLGIAYESLGDYRKAIDYHEKYFKIAKEIGDRAGERGAL
- the LOC141859718 gene encoding uncharacterized protein LOC141859718; protein product: MTEALGNMNRKAEASVSTPEDVCNRIKKNQTGFEKDTFLPLHVVRQSTLSAYADDTQIFFADSTAEKVEEVINADLANVDKWYEQNGMKRNASKYQAIVMGKSQVKTTILLRKHCFSHYRRIGNAWCCCRRQNEIREAYSKCMQKSLPADRCTQANEKDPSI